Proteins from one Dromiciops gliroides isolate mDroGli1 chromosome 6, mDroGli1.pri, whole genome shotgun sequence genomic window:
- the APLNR gene encoding apelin receptor isoform X2, protein MEEGADFDSYYAGENQTLECDYADWKSSGSLIPAIYILVFLLGTSGNGLVLWTIFRGSREKRRSADTFIASLAVADLTFVVTLPLWATYAYLDYTWPFGAFACKVSSYLIFVNMYASVFCLTGLSFDRYLAIVRPVANARLRLRVSGVVATAGLWVLAALLAMPAMVFRTVGELENNTKLMCYMDYSLVAASGSELVWEVGLGVSSTALGFVIPFTVMLTCYFFIARTIAGHFRKERVEGLRKRRRLLSIIVVLVVTFALCWLPYHLVKTLYMLGSLFHWSCDFDLFLMNVYPYCTCVSYVNSCLNPFLYAFFDPRFREACTAMMCCGQSICAQPVDAPKRTTSRARAWLLWTGTGRRYHPKALLLGLM, encoded by the exons ATGGAGGAAGGGGCCGATTTTGACAGCTACTATGCCGGAGAGAACCAGACTCTGGAGTGTGACTACGCGGACTGGAAGTCTTCTGGCTCTCTCATCCCTGCCATCTACATCCTGGTCTTCCTCCTGGGCACCAGCGGCAATGGCTTGGTGCTGTGGACCATCTTTCGGGGCAGCCGGGAGAAGCGCCGCTCGGCCGACACCTTCATCGCCAGCCTGGCGGTGGCTGACCTGACTTTTGTGGTCACGCTGCCCCTGTGGGCCACCTACGCCTACTTGGACTACACCTGGCCCTTCGGTGCCTTTGCCTGCAAGGTCAGCAGCTACTTGATCTTTGTCAACATGTATGCCAGCGTCTTCTGCCTCACCGGCCTCAGCTTTGACCGCTACCTGGCCATCGTCCGGCCCGTGGCCAACGCCAGGCTGAGGCTGAGGGTCAGCGGTGTGGTGGCTACAGCGGGCCTTTGGGTCCTGGCTGCTCTCCTGGCCATGCCCGCCATGGTGTTCCGCACAGTGGGAGAACTGGAGAACAACACCAAGCTGATGTGTTACATGGACTACTCCCTGGTGGCCGCCTCGGGCTCGGAGCTGGTCTGGGAGGTGGGGCTGGGCGTCTCCTCCACTGCCCTAGGCTTTGTGATCCCCTTCACCGTCATGCTGACCTGCTACTTCTTCATCGCGCGCACCATCGCCGGCCACTTCCGGAAGGAGCGCGTCGAGGGGCTGCGGAAACGCCGGCGTCTGCTCAGCATCATCGTGGTGCTCGTGGTCACCTTTGCGCTCTGCTGGCTGCCCTATCACCTGGTGAAGACCCTCTACATGCTGGGCAGCCTCTTCCACTGGTCCTGTGACTTTGACCTCTTCCTCATGAACGTCTATCCCTACTGCACCTGTGTCAGCTACGTCAACAGCTGCCTCAACCCCTTCCTCTATGCCTTCTTCGACCCCCGCTTTCGAGAGGCCTGCACCGCCATGATGTGCTGCGGCCAGA GCATCTGTGCCCAGCCTGTGGATGCCCCCAAACGAACCACTTCAAGAGCAAGGGCTTGGCTTTTATGGACTGGGACGGGACGGCGGTATCACCCCAAAGCCCTGCTTCTTGGACTGATGTGA
- the APLNR gene encoding apelin receptor isoform X1, with amino-acid sequence MEEGADFDSYYAGENQTLECDYADWKSSGSLIPAIYILVFLLGTSGNGLVLWTIFRGSREKRRSADTFIASLAVADLTFVVTLPLWATYAYLDYTWPFGAFACKVSSYLIFVNMYASVFCLTGLSFDRYLAIVRPVANARLRLRVSGVVATAGLWVLAALLAMPAMVFRTVGELENNTKLMCYMDYSLVAASGSELVWEVGLGVSSTALGFVIPFTVMLTCYFFIARTIAGHFRKERVEGLRKRRRLLSIIVVLVVTFALCWLPYHLVKTLYMLGSLFHWSCDFDLFLMNVYPYCTCVSYVNSCLNPFLYAFFDPRFREACTAMMCCGQSGCWGAASGGGEKSASYSSGPSQGPSQNTGKGAEQPQEKSIPYSQETLVSDQILA; translated from the coding sequence ATGGAGGAAGGGGCCGATTTTGACAGCTACTATGCCGGAGAGAACCAGACTCTGGAGTGTGACTACGCGGACTGGAAGTCTTCTGGCTCTCTCATCCCTGCCATCTACATCCTGGTCTTCCTCCTGGGCACCAGCGGCAATGGCTTGGTGCTGTGGACCATCTTTCGGGGCAGCCGGGAGAAGCGCCGCTCGGCCGACACCTTCATCGCCAGCCTGGCGGTGGCTGACCTGACTTTTGTGGTCACGCTGCCCCTGTGGGCCACCTACGCCTACTTGGACTACACCTGGCCCTTCGGTGCCTTTGCCTGCAAGGTCAGCAGCTACTTGATCTTTGTCAACATGTATGCCAGCGTCTTCTGCCTCACCGGCCTCAGCTTTGACCGCTACCTGGCCATCGTCCGGCCCGTGGCCAACGCCAGGCTGAGGCTGAGGGTCAGCGGTGTGGTGGCTACAGCGGGCCTTTGGGTCCTGGCTGCTCTCCTGGCCATGCCCGCCATGGTGTTCCGCACAGTGGGAGAACTGGAGAACAACACCAAGCTGATGTGTTACATGGACTACTCCCTGGTGGCCGCCTCGGGCTCGGAGCTGGTCTGGGAGGTGGGGCTGGGCGTCTCCTCCACTGCCCTAGGCTTTGTGATCCCCTTCACCGTCATGCTGACCTGCTACTTCTTCATCGCGCGCACCATCGCCGGCCACTTCCGGAAGGAGCGCGTCGAGGGGCTGCGGAAACGCCGGCGTCTGCTCAGCATCATCGTGGTGCTCGTGGTCACCTTTGCGCTCTGCTGGCTGCCCTATCACCTGGTGAAGACCCTCTACATGCTGGGCAGCCTCTTCCACTGGTCCTGTGACTTTGACCTCTTCCTCATGAACGTCTATCCCTACTGCACCTGTGTCAGCTACGTCAACAGCTGCCTCAACCCCTTCCTCTATGCCTTCTTCGACCCCCGCTTTCGAGAGGCCTGCACCGCCATGATGTGCTGCGGCCAGAGTGGGTGCTGGGGGGCTGCCtcggggggtggggagaagtcgGCCAGCTACTCCTCCGGGCCCAGCCAGGGCCCTAGCCAGAACACAGGAAAGGGCGCGGAGCAACCCCAGGAGAAATCCATCCCTTATAGTCAGGAGACCCTAGTGTCCGACCAAATCCTAGCTTAA